In Sphaerisporangium krabiense, the DNA window TTACCCTCAGTGATCGACTAGTGCGATGTCAAGGATGGGTTAAATCACGCGCATCGCACGCGCCGGACAACAACAAAAGGGGCACCCGGCAGCAAGCCGGGTGCCCCTTCGGTGGTCCTCCTAAACGGCGGACACGGCCTTCTCCAGGATGGACAGCCCCTCGTCCAGCAGCGCGTCGGAGATGGCCAGCGGCGGCAGGAAACGCAGCACGTTGCCGTAGGTGCCGGCGGTGAGCACCACCAGTCCCTCGGCGTGGCAGCGCTGGGCGATCTCGCCGGTCAGGGCCGGGTCCGGCTCCTTGGTGCCCGGCTTGACCAGCTCGATCGCGATCATCGCGCCGCGCCCGCGCACGTCGCCCACGACCGGGCAGCGCTCGGCCAGCGCGGCGAGCCGGGGCAGCATCAGGTCGCCGATCTGGCGCGCCCGCGCCACGAGGCCGTCCGCCTCGATCGTCTCCAGCACGGCCAGCGCCGCCTCACAGGCCAGCGGGTTGCCGCCGTAGGTGCCGCCGAGGCCGCCGACGTGGACGGCGTCCAGCAGCTCGGCCCTGCCGGTGACCGCGGCGAGCGGCAGGCCGCCGGCGATGCCCTTGGCCGTGCAGATGATGTCGGGGACGATGCCCTCGTCCTCACAGGCGAACAGGTGGCCGGTGCGGGCGAAGCCGGTCTGCACCTCGTCGGCGACGAACACGATGCCGTTGGCCTTGGCGAACTCGGCCAGCCTGGGCAGGAAGCCGCGGGCCGGCACGACGAAGCCGCCCTCGCCCTGGATCGGCTCGATCACGATCGCGGCGACGTTCGACGCGCCGATCTGCTTCTCGATCGCGTCGATCGCCTGGGCCGCGGCCTCCTCGGCGCAGTCGTCCGGGCCGGTGGGCCAGCGGAACGGGTACGCCATCGGCATCCGGTACACCTCAGGGGCGTACGGGCCGAACCGGTGCTTGTAGGGCATGTTCTTGGCGGTCAGCGTCATCGTCAGCAGCGTGCGGCCGTGGTAGCCGTGGTCGAACACCACGACGGCCTGGCGGCCGGTCGCGTGCCGGGCCACCTTCACCGCGTTCTCCACGGCCTCGGCGCCGGAGTTGACGAGGAACGTGCGCTTCTCGTGGTCACCGGGCGTGAGGTGGTTGAGCTTCTCGCACACCTCCACGTACGACTCGTACGGCGTGACCATGAAGCAGGTGTGGGTGAAGTCGGCGACCTGGCGCTGGACCCGCTCGACCACGCGCGGAGCGGCGTTGCCGACGGTGGTCACCGCGATGCCGGAGCCGAAGTCGATCAGGGAGTTGCCGTCCGCGTCCACCAGCACGCCGCCGCCCGCGTGGGTGACGAAGACCGGCAGCGTGGTGCCGATGCCCGGCGGCACGGCGGACTGCTTGCGGGCGAACATCTCCCGCGACCGCGGTCCGGGGATCTCGGTGAGGAGGCGGCGCTCCTGCGGGAGCGTGGGGCCGCCGTGTGCGATGGGCCCGTCCGGCCGGTGTGCGTCACGCTCGGTGCTCATGCCTTCGACCGTACGGCCACCGGGCCGCGCTGCCGACCTGGCGACATGGCACAATAAGGCCGAGCCGCTTGTCCATCTTGTACAAGCGCGTACGGTTTTCGAGGGTCCTTCTGGGGGCGGGATGGCTCCGAGCCTGCGGCGCGTGGCGGCGATGCCACCGCTGCGCCTTCGCGTCCGCGCGGGAGCCGGCGTGCTGGACCGGCCGGTGCGGTGGGTCGCCGTGAGCGAGCTGGAGGATCCGACGCCGTTCCTGGAAGGGGACGAGCTCGTGCTGACCACCGGCATGCGGCTCGGCCCCGGCGACGCGGCGGCCTACGTCGCCAGGCTGGTCGCCCGCGGGGTGGCCGGGCTCGGTTTCGGCGTGGGCCTCGGCCACGAGGACGTGCCGCCCGCGTTCGTCGAGGCGGCGGAGCGGGCCGCGCTGCCGCTGGTCGAGGTGCCCAGGGAGACGCCGTTCATCGCGATCGGCAAGGCGGTCAGCGAACTGCTCGCCGCCGAGCGGTACGAGGAGCTCAGCGCCGCCTTCACGGCGCAGGGCCGTCTCACCCGGGCCGCGCTGCGGGAGGAGGGCACCGCCGCGGTGGTGGAGCGCCTCGCCCTGGAGATCCACGGCTGGGCCGCCCTGTTCGACGACACGGGCACGCTGCTCAGCGCCGCCGGGGCGGGCGCGGACGAGGGCGCCGCGATGGCCGGGCACGAGATCGGACGGCTGCGGGCCCCGGGCGCGCCCGCCAGCCTGGCCGTCTCCGGGCCGTCCTGGCACGTCGTCGTGCAGCCCCTCGGCGACCAGCCGCGGGTGCGCGGGTTCCTCGCCGTCGGCGCCGCGCGCCCGTTCTCGCCGGTCGGCCACACCGTCGTCAACACCGCGGGCTCGCTGCTCACGCTGGCGCTCGAACAGGGACGGGCGCGGCTGGCCGTCCAGCGCCGCGTGCGCACCGCCGCGCTGCGGCTGCTGCTGGCCGGGGACGCCGCCTCCGCCGGCGAGGTCCTGGAGGCCGCCGGGCCACAAGGAGCCGTCCGGGTCTCCGAGGCGGACGAGATCCCGGCCGGGCCCGTGGTCGTGCTGGCCTGCGAGCCCCGGGACGCCGAGGCGCTGCTGGACGCGCTCCCGGTGTTCGCCGCGCCCTGGGGGCCGCTGGTGGTGGCGCTGGCCCCTGAGGGCGACGCCGAGCGGGTGATCGGCCTGGCCGCCGCGCACGGCCGGGTCGGCGTGGGCGGCCCCGCAGGGCCCCGGGAGCTCGCCACGGGGCTCGACCAGGGCCGGCGCGCGCTGGCCTCCGCCGCGCCCGTGATGCGCTTCGCCGACCTCGCCGGGCAGGGGCTGCTGTCGCTGGTGGACCCCGGCCTGCTGGAGGGCTTCGCCTCCTCGCTGCTGGCGCCGCTGCGCGAGTACGGCTCCCGCGCCGACCTGGTGGAGTCGCTGCGGGCCTACCTGGAGTGCAACGGCCACTGGGACGCGGCGGCGCAGCGGCTCGGCGTCCACCGGCACACCCTTCGCTACCGCATGCGCCGCGTCGGCGAACTGCTCGGGCGCGACCCGGACGACCCCGCCGCCCGCGCCGAGCTGTGGATCGCCCTGTCCGCGCCGGAGCGCGCCTCGGGGAGCCCGAGAGGCCGGTGAGCGCGGCCGTCAGAGCGGGACGGGCAGGCTGTCCTTGTGGACCAGGTAGCGGCTGATCGCGGCCAGGGTCACCGAGGCGTACACCCGGTCGTCGCGCAGGTGGCCCGCCCGCTCCAGGCTGACGGCGCCCTGCGCCGCCGCCCACAGGCAGTCGGCGATCTTGCGCGGCTGGGTGGGGACGAGGTAGCCCGCCGAGATGCAGTCGGCGATGGCCCGGTCCAGGACGTTCACCGCCGCCCTGGCCAGCGTGCGCGCCCGCTCGCTCGGCTCGAACCCCGGGATCGCCTTCTCGAACATCACGCTGTAGTAGCCGGGCTCGGCCAGGCACGCCTCGCGGTAGGCCGGGCCGAGCGAGGTGAGGTACTCGAGCGGGTCGGGGTGGCGCGGCACCGCGGCGAGCCGGCGGCGGAACCGCTCGAAACCCTCCAGGTACAGCGCCTCGGCCAGGCCCTCCTTGTTACCGAACATCGTGTACACGACGGTGGTGGAGCACCCGGCCTCGCTGGCGATGCGCCGCACGGTGAGGCTCTCGGGCCCGTGGCTGAGCAGAAGGTCGCCCGCGACCTGGATGAGACGTTTTCGTAGCTCGTCGTGGGACGTCTGGTTGCCCAGCGCGTACGCCCCTTGGAGACCGAGCGGCGCCGGCGAAACCATGAGCGACCCAGACCCTTCTCAGCAAGGACCCCCGCACGGGCCCGCATCTGGACTTAACCACGTGCCAGAGGCTTCAAACCGACATGCAGTAGAAAACATTCTTAAATTGCGGCATGTCCGTTACGGAAAGGGGAAGTACCGTTTCTTATGCGGATTGTAGCGCTCGATGGCGCCTCTTGTCCGCAGTGGAGTAGGCATCGCGCCACCTTCGTGACATACCGTCGTCACATGGACGTACGCCCCTTCTGGCTCGCCGGTTCGCCCGCCCGGGGCGAGGCGGAGCTCACGGTGACCAACCCTCACGACGGCCGAGTCGTCGGCATCGCATCCGTGCCCGACCCCGACCAGGCCGAACAGGCCGTCGCCGCCGCGCACGCGGTGCGCAAGGAGGCCGCGGCCCTGCCCATCCACGTGCGCGCCGAGGCCCTGGCCCACGTCTCGCGGCGCCTGTCGGAGCGCGCCGAGGAGATCGCCCGGCTGATCAGCGCCGAGAACGGCAAGCCCATCTTCTGGGCCCGCGGCGAGGTCGGCCGCGCCATCTCCACCTTCCGCTTCGCCGCCGAGGAGACCCGGCGCTTCAGCGGGGAGGTCCAGCGCCTGGACACCGAGCCCGCCGCGGCCGGCCGCCTGGCCTACGTCTCGCGCCAGCCGCACGGCCCGGTGCTCGCGATCACGCCGTTCAACTTCCCGCTGAACCTCGTCGCCCACAAGGTCGCCCCCGCCATCGCGGTCGGCGCGCCGGTGGTCGTCAAGCCCGCGCCCGCCACCCCGCTGTCGTCGCTGCTGCTCGGCGAGCTGCTCGCCGAGACCGACCTGCCCGCGGGCATGTTCTCGGTGCTGCCCGTGCCCAACGACCGCGCCGCCGCCCTGGTCGAGGACCCCCGCCTGCCCGTGGTCTCCTTCACCGGCTCCGGGCCCGTCGGGTACGCCATCAAGGAGCAGGTGCCGCAGAAGCACGTGACGCTGGAGCTCGGCGGCAACGCCGCGGCCGTGGTGCTCGCCGACGCCGACCTGGACTGGGCCGCCGGGCGCATCGCCCTGTTCTCCAACTACCAGGCCGGGCAGAGCTGCATCGCCGTCCAGCGGGTCATCGTCGACGAGTCCGTGCTGGACGCCTTCACGCCGAAGCTGCTCGCCGCCGTGGACGCCCTGGTCGTCGGCGACCCCGCGGACGACAAGACGCAGGTCGGGCCGCTGGTCTCCGAGCAGGCCGCCGAGCGGGTCGAGCAGTGGATCGCCGAGGCCGTCGAGGCGGGCGCCCGCGTGCTCGCCGGCGGCGACAGGGACGGCGCCACCGTCGCCCCCACCGTGCTCGCCGGCGTCCCGGCTAGCGCCAAGGTGATCTGCGAGGAGATCTTCGGTCCCGTGCTGGTGATCCAGCCGGTGGCCTCGGCGGACGAGGCGTTCGCCGCCGTCAACGACTCCAAGTACGGCCTGCAGGCGGGGGTGTTCACCCGCGACCTCGGCCTGGCGTTCCGCGCCGGCAAGGAGCTGGAGGTCGGCGGCGTGATCATCGGCGACGTGCCGTCCTACCGCGCCGACCAGATGCCCTACGGCGGCATCAAGGAGTCCGGCGTGGGCCGGGAGGGCCTGCGCTCGGCCATGGAGGACTTCACCTACGAGAAGGTGATGGTGCTCACCGGGCTCACGCTCTAGCCCGGACCAGTGCCTGAGGGCCGCTCCCGAGCCGGGGCGGCCCTCAGGCGCGCTCCGCGGTCTCGAACAGGCGCCTGGCCTCGTCGCCGAAGTAGGGGCCGTACATCGTGCCGGGGTCGTCGCTGTACTTGAAGCTGCTCACCGAGGTGATCACCCCCTGTCCGGTGGCGGGGTCGAACGCGCTCAGCCACGGGCCGCCACTGGAGCCCGCCGTCAGATCGCAGCGCATTCCCTGGTCGGAGGTCTGGTCGTGCGGGTCGCCGTGCGGGG includes these proteins:
- the gabT gene encoding 4-aminobutyrate--2-oxoglutarate transaminase; translated protein: MSTERDAHRPDGPIAHGGPTLPQERRLLTEIPGPRSREMFARKQSAVPPGIGTTLPVFVTHAGGGVLVDADGNSLIDFGSGIAVTTVGNAAPRVVERVQRQVADFTHTCFMVTPYESYVEVCEKLNHLTPGDHEKRTFLVNSGAEAVENAVKVARHATGRQAVVVFDHGYHGRTLLTMTLTAKNMPYKHRFGPYAPEVYRMPMAYPFRWPTGPDDCAEEAAAQAIDAIEKQIGASNVAAIVIEPIQGEGGFVVPARGFLPRLAEFAKANGIVFVADEVQTGFARTGHLFACEDEGIVPDIICTAKGIAGGLPLAAVTGRAELLDAVHVGGLGGTYGGNPLACEAALAVLETIEADGLVARARQIGDLMLPRLAALAERCPVVGDVRGRGAMIAIELVKPGTKEPDPALTGEIAQRCHAEGLVVLTAGTYGNVLRFLPPLAISDALLDEGLSILEKAVSAV
- a CDS encoding PucR family transcriptional regulator; the encoded protein is MPPLRLRVRAGAGVLDRPVRWVAVSELEDPTPFLEGDELVLTTGMRLGPGDAAAYVARLVARGVAGLGFGVGLGHEDVPPAFVEAAERAALPLVEVPRETPFIAIGKAVSELLAAERYEELSAAFTAQGRLTRAALREEGTAAVVERLALEIHGWAALFDDTGTLLSAAGAGADEGAAMAGHEIGRLRAPGAPASLAVSGPSWHVVVQPLGDQPRVRGFLAVGAARPFSPVGHTVVNTAGSLLTLALEQGRARLAVQRRVRTAALRLLLAGDAASAGEVLEAAGPQGAVRVSEADEIPAGPVVVLACEPRDAEALLDALPVFAAPWGPLVVALAPEGDAERVIGLAAAHGRVGVGGPAGPRELATGLDQGRRALASAAPVMRFADLAGQGLLSLVDPGLLEGFASSLLAPLREYGSRADLVESLRAYLECNGHWDAAAQRLGVHRHTLRYRMRRVGELLGRDPDDPAARAELWIALSAPERASGSPRGR
- a CDS encoding TetR/AcrR family transcriptional regulator; translation: MVSPAPLGLQGAYALGNQTSHDELRKRLIQVAGDLLLSHGPESLTVRRIASEAGCSTTVVYTMFGNKEGLAEALYLEGFERFRRRLAAVPRHPDPLEYLTSLGPAYREACLAEPGYYSVMFEKAIPGFEPSERARTLARAAVNVLDRAIADCISAGYLVPTQPRKIADCLWAAAQGAVSLERAGHLRDDRVYASVTLAAISRYLVHKDSLPVPL
- a CDS encoding aldehyde dehydrogenase family protein yields the protein MDVRPFWLAGSPARGEAELTVTNPHDGRVVGIASVPDPDQAEQAVAAAHAVRKEAAALPIHVRAEALAHVSRRLSERAEEIARLISAENGKPIFWARGEVGRAISTFRFAAEETRRFSGEVQRLDTEPAAAGRLAYVSRQPHGPVLAITPFNFPLNLVAHKVAPAIAVGAPVVVKPAPATPLSSLLLGELLAETDLPAGMFSVLPVPNDRAAALVEDPRLPVVSFTGSGPVGYAIKEQVPQKHVTLELGGNAAAVVLADADLDWAAGRIALFSNYQAGQSCIAVQRVIVDESVLDAFTPKLLAAVDALVVGDPADDKTQVGPLVSEQAAERVEQWIAEAVEAGARVLAGGDRDGATVAPTVLAGVPASAKVICEEIFGPVLVIQPVASADEAFAAVNDSKYGLQAGVFTRDLGLAFRAGKELEVGGVIIGDVPSYRADQMPYGGIKESGVGREGLRSAMEDFTYEKVMVLTGLTL